The Rana temporaria chromosome 4, aRanTem1.1, whole genome shotgun sequence genome contains a region encoding:
- the LOC120937648 gene encoding tubulin gamma-1 chain: MPREIITLQLGQCGNQIGFEFWKQLCAEHGISPEGIVEEFATEGTDRKDVFFYQADDEHYIPRAVLMDLEPRVIHSILNSPYANLYNPENIYLSEHGGGAGNNWASGFSQGEKIHEDIFDIIDREADGSDSLEGFVLCHSIAGGTGSGLGSYLLERLNDRYPKKLVQTYSVFPNQDEMSDVVVQPYNSLLTLKRLTQNADCVVVLDNTALNRIATDRLHIQNPSFSQINQLVSTIMAASTTTLRYPGYMNNDLIGLIASLIPTPRLHFLMTGYTPLTTDQSVASVRKTTVLDVMRRLLQPKNVMVSTGRDRQTNHCYIAILNIIQGEVDPTQVHKSLQRIRERKLANFIPWGPASIQVALSRKSPYLPSAHRVSGLMMANHTNISSLFERTCRQYDKLRKREAFLEQFRKEDMFKDNFDELDNSREIVQQLVDEYHAATRPDYISWGTQDK; encoded by the coding sequence ATGCCTCGGGAGATTATCACGCTGCAGCTTGGCCAGTGCGGGAATCAGATTGGGTTTGAGTTCTGGAAACAACTGTGTGCAGAACATGGCATCAGCCCAGAAGGGATTGTGGAAGAATTTGCAACTGAAGGTACAGACAGAAAGGATGTATTCTTTTATCAGGCAGACGATGAGCATTACATCCCCCGAGCTGTACTTATGGATCTAGAACCACGAGTTATTCATTCTATTTTAAACTCTCCTTATGCCAACCTCTATAATCCTGAGAACATTTACCTGTCTGAACATGGAGGGGGAGCCGGAAACAACTGGGCCAGTGGCTTCTCCCAGGGTGAGAAAATTCATGAAGATATATTTGACATCATTGATCGAGAAGCTGATGGCAGCGACAGTCTTGAGGGGTTTGTTCTCTGCCATTCTATTGCTGGAGGAACAGGCTCTGGATTGGGCTCATATCTCTTGGAAAGATTAAATGACAGATATCCCAAAAAGCTGGTCCAGACATATTCTGTCTTCCCAAATCAAGATGAAATGAGTGATGTAGTTGTGCAACCTTACAATTCTTTACTGACTCTAAAGAGGCTGACCCAAAATGCGGATTGCGTGGTGGTTCTGGATAACACAGCACTTAACAGGATTGCCACAGACAGACTACACATACAGAACCCGTCTTTCTCTCAGATTAACCAGTTGGTTTCCACCATAATGGCAGCCAGTACCACAACCCTCCGATACCCAGGATATATGAACAATGATTTGATTGGATTAATTGCTTCTCTCATCCCCACACCTCGTCTGCACTTCCTAATGACCGGATACACTCCACTGACAACTGACCAGTCGGTGGCTAGTGTACGGAAGACCACAGTATTGGATGTTATGAGGAGGTTGCTGCAACCCAAGAATGTTATGGTGTCCACAGGACGAGACCGGCAAACTAACCACTGTTACATAGCAATACTGAACATCATTCAGGGGGAAGTTGACCCTACTCAGGTGCACAAGAGCCTGCAGCGGATCAGAGAAAGGAAGCTTGCCAATTTTATTCCATGGGGGCCAGCCAGCATTCAGGTAGCGCTTTCAAGGAAGTCGCCTTACCTCCCTTCTGCACACAGAGTCAGTGGGCTGATGATGGCCAATCACACCAATATTTCATCGCTGTTTGAAAGAACATGCCGGCAGTATGATAAGCTGCGCAAGAGGGAGGCTTTCTTGGAGCAGTTTCGCAAGGAGGACATGTTCAAGGACAACTTTGATGAGCTAGACAACTCCAGGGAGATCGTCCAGCAGCTGGTAGATGAGTATCACGCTGCCACACGTCCAGATTACATTTCATGGGGTACCCAGGATAAGTGA